In the Helicobacter pylori genome, one interval contains:
- a CDS encoding TerB family tellurite resistance protein — protein sequence MEIILLIVAAVVLFYFYNTLKEYLKNPLNPKTKTEEYDLKNDPYLLVQSSPLDKFKQTQIGAYMRLLKFLDIQKNALDNALRTLFINELEQPLNSEQQNLAKELLNEPVDKKENFESLCQEIADHTHGEYAKRLKLVEFLMLLAYADGILDSKEKELFLDVGAFLQIDNQDFNELYDNFERFNAIEIPMSLEEAKNLFEIQTNITKQDLEEKALDLSALYYHKMNDNKRYSEQDFISLKKIALASQLLENDLKNS from the coding sequence ATGGAAATCATTTTATTAATTGTTGCGGCGGTTGTGTTGTTTTATTTTTACAACACCCTCAAAGAATATTTGAAAAACCCCCTAAACCCTAAAACCAAAACCGAAGAATACGACTTGAAAAACGACCCCTATTTGTTGGTGCAATCTAGCCCCCTAGACAAATTCAAGCAAACCCAAATAGGCGCGTATATGCGTCTTTTAAAGTTTTTAGACATTCAAAAAAACGCTTTGGATAACGCCTTAAGAACGCTTTTTATCAATGAATTAGAGCAGCCCTTAAACAGCGAACAGCAAAATTTAGCCAAAGAGCTTCTCAATGAGCCTGTGGATAAAAAAGAAAATTTTGAATCCTTATGCCAAGAAATCGCCGACCACACGCATGGGGAATACGCCAAACGCCTGAAATTAGTGGAATTTCTCATGTTATTAGCCTATGCTGATGGGATTTTGGATAGCAAAGAAAAAGAATTGTTTTTAGATGTGGGGGCGTTTTTGCAGATAGACAATCAGGATTTTAACGAGCTTTATGATAATTTTGAACGCTTCAATGCAATAGAAATCCCTATGTCTTTAGAAGAAGCAAAAAATCTTTTTGAAATCCAAACTAATATAACCAAGCAAGATTTAGAGGAAAAAGCTTTGGATTTGAGCGCTCTCTACTACCATAAAATGAATGACAACAAACGCTACAGCGAACAAGATTTTATCTCGTTAAAAAAGATCGCTCTCGCTTCCCAACTCTTAGAAAATGATTTAAAAAACTCCTAA
- a CDS encoding DUF5644 domain-containing protein, with protein MSVLKLHVKVFRFETNKDYNPAYESYFLEYQEDQYLLDLLRQLKGVSYNENIALKINQIAVFEDAKVSDLVAFFSKEWVLDPLSKRYALKDLVIDEKAVLKNYEDFFKQVPYITKGEKEELEKFIQINFINPQTNPKYLGDGFFLYVKWLMKRYPTERNRLLEMISQPESGVMNFLSVAHYLYKNDDNIDHEIYELQEILTNSKIKPWKDFSKNLLSLFQYNSNPPKTPNPPKTCTLFNAYAKHLNAQSLLKSAKLYLEKMGQKVIDLPFCYDGGYYGKIISTNDFLTASAYNLALAKANGVSLIFCEEDAYLNILHAKEVLDNNPEIIDSINEKLKKYQLVYEKGVEVVYLNEWVNEFLAWELKSPFDAFLGAEFSRIKQSDHFFNKIRLKAPHFLESFQNYAPLLEVNEASGLLQCAHLRYLGIDLGADFLIVHSLGLFYAFENLSLKASKIYKRDNDNTPTLFLPQIALMAMGEKDTQALGLDAHYHKFTFI; from the coding sequence ATGAGCGTTTTGAAATTGCATGTAAAAGTCTTTCGTTTTGAAACCAACAAAGATTACAACCCCGCTTATGAGTCTTATTTTTTAGAATACCAAGAAGATCAATACCTTTTGGATCTTTTAAGACAACTCAAAGGCGTGAGCTATAATGAAAATATCGCGCTTAAAATCAATCAAATTGCGGTGTTTGAAGACGCTAAAGTGAGCGATTTGGTGGCGTTTTTTTCTAAAGAATGGGTGCTAGATCCCCTATCCAAACGATACGCTTTAAAAGATTTGGTGATTGATGAAAAGGCGGTTTTAAAAAACTATGAAGATTTTTTCAAACAAGTCCCCTACATCACTAAAGGCGAAAAAGAAGAATTAGAAAAGTTTATCCAAATCAATTTTATCAACCCCCAAACAAACCCTAAATATCTAGGCGATGGCTTTTTCTTGTATGTTAAATGGCTGATGAAGCGCTACCCCACAGAGCGCAACCGGTTATTAGAGATGATTTCTCAGCCTGAAAGCGGCGTGATGAATTTTTTAAGCGTGGCGCATTATCTCTATAAAAATGATGATAACATTGACCATGAAATCTATGAATTGCAAGAAATCCTAACCAATTCCAAAATCAAGCCATGGAAAGATTTTTCTAAAAACCTTTTAAGCCTTTTTCAATACAACTCTAACCCCCCTAAAACGCCTAACCCCCCTAAAACTTGCACGCTCTTTAACGCTTATGCGAAGCATTTAAACGCGCAATCGCTTCTAAAAAGCGCTAAGCTCTATTTAGAAAAAATGGGGCAAAAAGTCATTGATCTGCCTTTTTGTTATGATGGAGGCTATTATGGGAAAATTATAAGCACAAATGATTTTCTCACGGCTTCTGCGTATAATCTGGCTCTAGCCAAAGCCAATGGCGTTTCGCTCATTTTTTGCGAAGAAGATGCGTATTTGAATATCTTGCATGCTAAAGAAGTTTTAGACAACAACCCTGAAATCATTGACTCCATTAATGAAAAATTGAAAAAATACCAGCTTGTTTATGAAAAAGGCGTTGAGGTAGTCTATCTTAATGAGTGGGTTAATGAATTTTTGGCATGGGAATTGAAAAGCCCTTTTGATGCGTTTTTAGGGGCTGAATTTTCTCGCATCAAACAAAGCGATCATTTTTTCAATAAAATCCGTTTAAAAGCCCCCCATTTTTTAGAGTCTTTTCAAAATTACGCCCCCCTTTTAGAAGTCAATGAAGCAAGCGGCTTACTCCAGTGCGCGCATTTACGCTATTTAGGGATTGATTTAGGGGCGGATTTTTTAATCGTGCATTCTTTAGGGCTTTTTTACGCTTTTGAAAATTTAAGCTTAAAAGCTTCAAAGATTTATAAAAGAGATAATGACAACACCCCCACTTTATTTTTACCTCAAATCGCGCTAATGGCTATGGGGGAAAAAGACACGCAAGCTTTAGGGCTTGATGCGCATTATCATAAGTTTACTTTCATTTAA
- a CDS encoding M3 family oligoendopeptidase has protein sequence MKEQEWDLSALFENKESTEEFLKTLQTEVQEFESTYQNNLKNLDIAGFANALKHYEDLSEKISRAMTYAQLLFAKNTKEAKFYSQCEMACANIQQHLLFFEIEFKNLDAKKQLAFIKKCKNHAFYLNNLIERKKHTLNLDEEKIALALSPVGVGAFSRLFDEHFSSLKIPFEEQNLSEEEILALLHNPKRKIRKKSQKAFSKALEKSRPLLTYILNMVRKDLLIETRLRKYDKKESFRHIDNQISQESVDSMIEIVNANFSLVHRYYHQKAQILGHKLKDYDRYAPLSDENTTMTYSQALEEVLNTLKAFSPEFHKIASKAIKEGWVDSHPKDFKQGGAFSHGGVPSAHPYVLLNYTGNRRDAFTIAHEFGHMIHQELSKKQGVLNMDTPLTTAETASVFSEMLFFEHLKKGLKSDELLFMLAGKLEDIFSTLFRQVVMTNFERRIHEIDEELDTKDFDRIWFEENQRMFEKSVKLTKNYHLWWSYIPHFIHSPFYCYAYSYGQLLTLALYGLYKKSDAKEFVKTYTEFLSLGGSKSPKELVSMFGFDIDSKEFWEIGMQEVCHLLEEFERLLACKEN, from the coding sequence ATGAAAGAGCAAGAATGGGATTTAAGTGCTTTATTTGAAAATAAAGAAAGCACAGAAGAATTTTTAAAAACCTTACAAACAGAAGTGCAAGAATTTGAGAGCACTTATCAAAACAACCTTAAGAATTTAGACATTGCAGGGTTTGCCAACGCTCTTAAACATTACGAAGATTTGTCAGAAAAGATTTCTAGAGCGATGACTTACGCTCAATTACTTTTTGCCAAGAACACCAAAGAAGCGAAGTTTTATTCGCAATGCGAAATGGCTTGTGCGAATATCCAACAGCACCTTTTATTCTTTGAAATTGAATTTAAGAATTTAGACGCCAAAAAACAACTCGCTTTCATTAAAAAATGCAAAAACCATGCTTTTTATTTGAACAATCTCATAGAAAGGAAAAAGCACACCCTAAATTTAGACGAAGAAAAGATCGCTCTAGCCCTTTCACCTGTGGGAGTGGGTGCGTTTAGCCGTCTTTTTGATGAGCATTTTTCTTCTTTGAAAATCCCTTTTGAAGAGCAAAATTTGAGCGAAGAAGAAATTTTAGCCCTCTTGCACAACCCCAAACGCAAGATCCGTAAAAAATCTCAAAAAGCTTTCAGTAAAGCGTTAGAAAAATCTCGCCCTTTGCTCACTTACATTTTAAACATGGTGCGTAAAGATTTGCTCATTGAAACTAGGCTGAGAAAATACGATAAAAAAGAGAGTTTCCGCCACATTGACAACCAGATCTCCCAAGAGAGCGTGGATAGCATGATAGAGATTGTGAACGCTAATTTTTCTTTAGTGCATCGTTACTACCATCAAAAAGCACAAATTTTAGGGCATAAACTCAAAGACTACGATCGCTACGCCCCTTTAAGCGATGAAAACACCACCATGACTTACTCTCAAGCTTTAGAAGAAGTGCTTAACACCCTTAAAGCCTTTAGCCCAGAATTTCACAAAATCGCTTCTAAAGCGATCAAAGAAGGCTGGGTGGATTCACACCCTAAAGATTTTAAGCAAGGTGGGGCTTTTAGCCATGGCGGGGTGCCTAGCGCTCACCCTTATGTGCTATTAAACTACACAGGAAACCGCCGAGACGCTTTCACTATCGCTCATGAATTTGGGCATATGATCCACCAAGAATTGTCCAAAAAACAAGGCGTATTGAACATGGATACGCCCTTAACCACCGCAGAAACCGCTTCCGTCTTTTCTGAAATGCTGTTTTTTGAGCATTTAAAAAAGGGTTTAAAATCTGACGAACTCCTTTTCATGCTAGCCGGCAAACTAGAAGATATTTTTTCTACCCTTTTTAGGCAAGTGGTGATGACTAATTTTGAAAGAAGAATCCATGAAATTGATGAAGAATTAGACACCAAAGATTTTGATCGAATCTGGTTTGAAGAAAACCAAAGAATGTTTGAAAAGAGCGTGAAACTCACTAAAAACTACCATTTGTGGTGGAGCTATATCCCCCATTTTATCCATTCGCCTTTTTATTGCTACGCTTATAGTTACGGGCAGCTTTTAACTTTGGCGCTTTATGGGCTTTATAAAAAAAGCGACGCTAAAGAGTTTGTTAAAACTTACACGGAATTTTTGAGCTTAGGAGGATCAAAAAGCCCCAAAGAATTAGTGTCCATGTTTGGCTTTGACATTGATAGCAAAGAATTTTGGGAAATTGGCATGCAAGAGGTGTGCCATTTGTTAGAAGAATTTGAAAGGTTGCTCGCATGCAAAGAGAATTAA